One region of Spiroplasma culicicola AES-1 genomic DNA includes:
- a CDS encoding ABC transporter ATP-binding protein, with product MEELIKFENFTKNFKYSKVGPISFNIKPGRIIGLLGSSGSGKTVILNSLTGIIKKFKGSIEINKINRKSQNYYKSNREIGYYTQMDFSLYDISAYKFLIDICMIFGIKKTEIAKTVEKWMVFFDLWESKDKKLKNFSWGMKNRINFIICFIKNPTLIILDEPGANLDSIWRNKIKNLLIKYKNEGKTIVITVHNIDEMADIIDDYVILDAGMKVFEGSKEELNIYSKYKIYLKEFFDVQNFRDFLLEKNIKSFKYDKEENSLVIAIDKYQQLNFLFLYLIKNNLPLKNLVKLPINMESIYKALEDKEKID from the coding sequence ATGGAAGAGCTTATTAAATTTGAAAATTTTACAAAAAATTTTAAATATAGTAAAGTTGGTCCTATAAGTTTTAATATTAAGCCTGGACGCATAATTGGGTTATTAGGTAGTAGTGGTAGTGGCAAGACTGTTATTTTGAATTCATTAACTGGAATTATTAAGAAATTTAAAGGTTCAATTGAAATTAATAAAATTAATCGAAAATCTCAAAACTATTATAAGTCAAATAGAGAAATAGGTTATTATACTCAAATGGATTTTTCATTGTATGATATTTCCGCTTATAAATTTTTAATTGATATTTGTATGATTTTTGGAATTAAAAAAACTGAAATTGCCAAAACAGTTGAAAAATGAATGGTCTTTTTTGATTTATGAGAAAGCAAAGATAAAAAACTTAAGAATTTTTCATGAGGAATGAAAAATCGTATAAATTTTATTATTTGTTTTATAAAAAATCCCACTCTTATTATTCTTGATGAACCTGGAGCAAACCTAGATTCTATTTGAAGAAATAAGATTAAGAATTTATTAATAAAATATAAAAATGAAGGAAAAACAATAGTTATAACTGTTCACAACATTGATGAAATGGCAGATATAATTGATGATTATGTAATTTTAGATGCAGGAATGAAAGTATTTGAAGGATCAAAAGAAGAATTAAATATTTATTCTAAGTACAAAATTTATCTTAAAGAGTTCTTTGATGTACAAAATTTTAGAGATTTTTTATTAGAAAAAAATATTAAATCTTTTAAATACGATAAGGAAGAAAATTCTTTAGTTATAGCAATTGATAAATACCAACAATTGAATTTTTTATTTTTGTATTTGATAAAAAATAATTTACCCCTAAAAAATCTTGTAAAATTGCCAATTAATATGGAGTCAATTTATAAGGCATTAGAGGATAAAGAAAAAATAGACTAA
- a CDS encoding lipoprotein: MKKLLALLGAIGMTTVSATTVIACGNNDGTGIPPVEPIDREEVIKTFTEEVANIINNHIRTRQSYLTSLTDLEEESNFKFFNKTKIDLYQEESRPLTEDEKLEIHDDFNNVMAISDLQTEINNLSDKEEYTIILSNLSTPIFDNNIILSDFDISSNYKSEETDQIYLANISFNYEIKINYEKNTNENDTLNFKNNFLFGLTDSEIFNKGTKTMIENVQKDFLQESSEYSNIEFSSLSSPKTALADLTNEIKEFYDKETSSSFIKTFVKDNYFSDSELPSLPIEITGNEIVKEINWSNRYRENNKTITDTSNDFASFAEGTEIAKTLDLIFRWDMTSEEGQNYIDEYIQETYEDSEEYFNTQLTNFYEKNNINKENSTINSNSITQIGTIKIDGLVIKLSEGTYTYNLPSFEIVVGYSPDLSKERNADSLNELLSNNISKAISVFQATYGIDFSKRYDSMLGGFKDDGSLWDKWTWTNNAYNNKTVHTYVNLETPELLEYRSDILQEANQTIFNFSISGTKTGAYGIYKVNERIYPWNFTSGNRILPIIFEFDYFKILINIHMGSAALWQKLTILVK, translated from the coding sequence ATGAAAAAACTATTAGCCCTTTTAGGAGCAATTGGAATGACGACTGTTTCTGCTACAACAGTGATTGCTTGTGGCAATAATGATGGAACAGGGATACCTCCAGTAGAACCTATTGATAGAGAAGAAGTTATAAAAACTTTTACAGAAGAAGTGGCAAATATAATTAATAATCATATAAGAACAAGACAAAGTTATTTAACTTCTTTAACTGATCTTGAAGAAGAATCAAATTTTAAATTTTTTAATAAAACAAAAATTGATCTATATCAAGAAGAAAGTAGACCATTAACAGAGGATGAAAAATTAGAAATTCATGATGATTTTAATAATGTCATGGCAATATCTGATTTACAAACTGAAATTAATAATTTATCAGATAAAGAAGAATATACTATAATTTTATCTAATTTATCAACTCCAATTTTTGATAATAATATTATTTTAAGCGATTTTGATATTTCTTCTAATTATAAATCAGAAGAAACTGATCAAATTTATTTAGCAAACATTAGTTTTAATTATGAAATTAAAATAAATTATGAAAAAAATACTAATGAAAATGATACTTTAAATTTTAAAAATAATTTTTTATTTGGATTAACAGATAGTGAAATTTTTAATAAAGGAACTAAGACAATGATTGAAAATGTTCAAAAAGACTTTTTACAAGAAAGTTCAGAATATAGCAATATTGAATTTTCAAGCTTGTCTAGTCCTAAAACAGCTTTAGCTGATTTGACAAATGAAATTAAAGAATTTTATGATAAAGAAACTTCTTCTAGTTTTATAAAAACATTTGTAAAAGATAATTATTTCAGTGATTCTGAATTACCATCATTACCTATAGAAATAACAGGAAATGAAATTGTTAAAGAAATTAATTGAAGTAATAGATATAGAGAAAATAATAAAACAATTACAGATACTAGCAATGATTTTGCTTCATTTGCTGAAGGTACTGAAATTGCTAAAACTTTAGATTTAATTTTTAGATGAGATATGACTAGTGAAGAGGGACAAAATTATATTGATGAATATATCCAAGAAACATATGAAGATTCAGAAGAATATTTCAATACTCAATTAACTAATTTTTACGAAAAAAACAATATTAATAAGGAAAATTCAACTATTAATAGTAACTCTATAACTCAAATAGGAACAATAAAAATAGATGGCTTAGTAATTAAATTATCTGAAGGAACCTATACTTATAATTTACCAAGTTTTGAAATAGTAGTTGGATATTCTCCAGATCTTTCAAAAGAAAGAAATGCTGATTCTTTGAATGAACTACTTTCTAACAATATCTCAAAAGCAATTAGCGTTTTTCAAGCAACTTATGGAATAGATTTTTCTAAAAGATATGATTCTATGCTTGGTGGATTTAAAGATGATGGAAGTTTATGAGATAAATGAACTTGAACAAATAATGCTTATAATAATAAAACAGTTCATACATATGTAAATCTTGAAACTCCTGAATTATTAGAATATAGATCTGATATATTGCAAGAAGCAAATCAGACTATCTTTAATTTTTCTATTTCAGGTACAAAAACTGGTGCTTATGGAATATACAAAGTTAACGAAAGAATATATCCATGAAATTTTACTTCTGGGAATAGAATACTTCCTATTATATTTGAATTTGATTATTTTAAAATATTAATTAATATACATATGGGTTCTGCTGCACTTTGACAAAAACTAACAATATTAGTTAAATAA
- a CDS encoding NAD(P)H-dependent oxidoreductase: protein MKTVIVIANPKDKSYNHAIVDSIVSGLESKNKEYVIWDLYKMNFNPVLEQEEFEQFGYGKITHPELVDMINTLSNEAEQIIFVYPLFYFDMPAILKGFFDRIFIGTLIKDGLSPIDWKPSIDIDKTFIIQTSLGDNWSLSKSIAKELYDKMSKSLLDKLGLFNTEVIHFKNILLTTQEQRVEFLDQMKEKFALD, encoded by the coding sequence ATGAAAACAGTTATAGTAATTGCAAATCCAAAGGATAAAAGCTATAACCATGCAATCGTTGATTCAATTGTTAGTGGGTTAGAATCAAAAAATAAAGAATATGTTATTTGAGACTTATATAAAATGAATTTCAACCCAGTATTAGAACAAGAAGAATTTGAACAGTTTGGTTATGGAAAAATAACACACCCAGAACTAGTTGATATGATCAATACTTTAAGTAATGAAGCAGAACAAATTATCTTTGTTTATCCTTTATTCTACTTTGACATGCCAGCAATTTTAAAAGGATTCTTTGATAGAATCTTTATTGGAACTTTAATTAAAGATGGTTTAAGTCCAATTGATTGAAAACCTTCAATCGATATTGATAAAACATTTATTATTCAAACATCACTTGGAGATAATTGAAGTTTATCAAAATCAATTGCAAAAGAATTATATGATAAAATGTCAAAATCATTATTAGATAAACTGGGGTTATTTAATACAGAAGTAATTCACTTCAAAAATATTTTATTAACAACACAAGAACAAAGAGTTGAATTCTTAGATCAAATGAAAGAAAAATTTGCGTTAGATTAA
- a CDS encoding ABC transporter permease produces MNTTKITSGIIFKYQVKTLFGDKSFIVMTLISLFFTLALSIAVIFIKTTDIKIVIFNYYVLIHTFVIIIINVLKMISFFFNQKREDKTINIIVTQELKRTKLFFITMLVIFTLNSMLFISNFIILNIFNYFSELKIDLTFLRVTLVYLIYSMLILFFLESFIIFLLFTFSTQITTIIMTLIMSFGFISSLPYQFLTTSEQSKQLTFISPQQVSTVQKVEDIYDAIDLQKYVKSKKIAYPNLSYYINNSFLNEKNMFRSDEFSSSTNILKRIDIWKNLGIINNSPVELNFKARIASVRLDSDLKTWSINDVVEVKANLENTFISNDQLEILINEKNENFEILLELQQFTNEIMTYFNSFQRQFYNLFDDFIFLEEGNVENYIKNETKNEVKTLETEYLKDIYQNSFVTLNGLTLRNSEIMPIVEKQMDQGGFFNPLMLSIRILENYFIKYTSNYILSSTYRIETNSADWIAYKKSRDFYNIFFQINFMSNVLNNYTYYAGFSYQDIWFEPDYKSNISFKKQENMFLPYTTYTFKVENQIIRGDSYNNFIPVYFYLIIQAGFALILYCISHYKFKKMDLN; encoded by the coding sequence ATGAATACAACTAAGATAACAAGTGGAATTATTTTTAAATATCAAGTTAAAACACTTTTTGGTGATAAGAGTTTTATAGTGATGACTCTAATATCACTATTCTTTACATTAGCTCTTTCAATTGCAGTTATATTTATAAAAACAACTGATATAAAAATAGTGATTTTTAATTATTATGTATTAATTCATACCTTTGTAATCATAATTATAAATGTTTTAAAAATGATTTCATTTTTCTTTAATCAAAAAAGAGAAGATAAAACAATTAATATAATTGTGACTCAAGAATTAAAAAGAACTAAATTATTTTTCATAACAATGTTAGTGATTTTTACGCTTAATAGTATGCTATTTATATCTAATTTTATAATTCTTAATATTTTTAATTATTTTTCAGAACTAAAAATAGATCTAACTTTCTTAAGAGTAACATTAGTTTATTTAATATATTCAATGCTTATTTTATTTTTTTTAGAAAGTTTTATTATATTTTTACTATTTACTTTTTCAACTCAAATTACAACAATAATTATGACTTTAATAATGTCATTTGGTTTTATATCTTCGTTGCCGTATCAATTTTTAACTACTTCAGAGCAATCTAAACAATTGACATTTATTTCTCCACAACAAGTTTCTACTGTTCAAAAGGTTGAAGATATCTATGATGCAATTGATTTACAAAAGTATGTAAAAAGTAAAAAAATTGCTTATCCAAATCTTAGTTATTATATTAATAATAGTTTTTTAAATGAAAAAAATATGTTTAGAAGTGATGAATTTAGTTCTTCTACAAATATTTTAAAACGAATTGATATTTGAAAAAATTTAGGAATTATAAATAATTCCCCAGTAGAACTTAATTTTAAAGCACGAATAGCTTCTGTAAGACTAGATTCAGACTTAAAAACCTGAAGTATTAATGATGTGGTTGAAGTAAAAGCTAACTTAGAAAATACTTTTATTTCTAATGATCAATTAGAAATATTAATTAATGAAAAAAATGAAAATTTTGAAATATTATTAGAATTGCAACAATTTACTAATGAAATAATGACTTATTTCAATAGCTTTCAAAGACAATTTTATAATTTATTTGATGATTTTATATTTTTAGAAGAAGGCAATGTAGAAAATTATATCAAAAATGAAACTAAGAATGAAGTAAAAACATTAGAGACTGAATATTTAAAAGATATTTATCAAAATTCATTTGTAACATTAAATGGATTAACATTGAGAAATAGTGAAATTATGCCAATTGTAGAAAAACAAATGGATCAAGGTGGTTTTTTCAATCCCTTGATGTTATCAATAAGAATTCTAGAAAATTATTTTATTAAATATACTTCAAATTACATTCTATCAAGTACTTATAGAATTGAAACAAATTCAGCAGATTGAATAGCATATAAAAAAAGTAGAGATTTTTATAATATATTTTTTCAAATAAATTTTATGTCAAATGTATTAAATAATTATACATATTATGCTGGATTTAGTTATCAAGACATTTGATTTGAACCAGATTATAAATCAAATATATCTTTTAAAAAACAAGAAAATATGTTTTTACCATATACAACATATACTTTTAAAGTGGAAAATCAAATAATTCGGGGAGATTCTTATAATAATTTTATTCCTGTTTATTTTTACTTAATTATTCAAGCTGGTTTTGCACTAATTTTATATTGTATTTCACATTATAAGTTTAAAAAGATGGATTTAAATTAA
- the yihA gene encoding ribosome biogenesis GTP-binding protein YihA/YsxC, which yields MMIKQAKFIKSAAAKKDWIVDDIREICFIGRSNVGKSTFINALTNQNKLAKTSSTPGKTRLLNFFDINNSSYRIVDAPGYGFARVGHEQKIAFAAMMEDYLTGRENLKAVCQLVDLRHKPTNDDKEMYQFFKEHNIKVLIIATKRDKCKRNDIVKNEKLIKQTLEMDQNDLFLSISSTNKENLDQVYNLIETVIA from the coding sequence ATTATGATAAAACAAGCAAAATTTATAAAATCAGCTGCTGCTAAAAAAGATTGAATAGTAGATGATATTCGTGAAATTTGTTTTATTGGAAGAAGTAATGTGGGAAAATCCACTTTTATTAATGCTTTAACTAATCAAAATAAATTAGCAAAAACTTCTTCAACACCAGGAAAAACTAGATTATTAAATTTTTTTGATATTAATAATTCAAGTTATCGTATTGTTGATGCTCCTGGTTATGGTTTTGCAAGAGTTGGACACGAACAAAAAATTGCCTTTGCTGCAATGATGGAAGACTATTTAACTGGAAGAGAAAACCTAAAAGCTGTTTGTCAACTTGTTGATTTACGTCACAAACCAACAAATGATGATAAAGAAATGTATCAATTCTTTAAGGAACACAATATTAAAGTTTTAATTATTGCTACTAAACGTGATAAATGTAAACGTAATGATATTGTTAAAAATGAAAAATTAATTAAACAAACATTAGAAATGGATCAAAATGATTTATTTCTATCAATTTCTTCAACTAATAAAGAAAATTTAGATCAAGTTTATAATTTGATTGAAACTGTGATTGCTTAA
- a CDS encoding APC family permease produces MSIEWKEMVKIKKKLNLFDLIGLSLSAIFLLDSFALVAAIGWESIVYWIIFAIVFFIPYCLISSELATSYTDGGIYTWIQKPFSSKWATRMNWLYWLNVSLWTASVYLMFSTFVSASFIEPYIGYEISIWYHLIISCSVGIIAGLVCLMDIKKIKYLSNISAISKILIFIVMIISAIIWLSNGNGISTPITDKNYGIIPTWSAGLIFFPAIVNTLTGVEASSNYVDDIKNPKKDIPKAILITGVITIIGYIVATATLNIVLEPQIDEATGLIDMFKAILPSWFEKILTLLLLLTIFADCVVWNTSANFGISEASANNQFPAIFKRHLKTTNSPVGATIINSSVSVLILIIAGIFFGNESSGQLFWMLYSLGSIISLIPYLFIIPGFLILRYIDKKHKREFKIKGNIVIQYILVILPMLSIIFSIIVFIFGEVIIGQKTMAWNSGGSQILFLLLAVIISILIGELLIILKNKSNKRKLKNLSKN; encoded by the coding sequence ATGAGTATTGAATGAAAAGAGATGGTTAAAATAAAGAAGAAGTTGAATTTATTTGATTTAATTGGTTTAAGTTTATCAGCAATTTTTTTGTTGGATTCTTTTGCATTAGTAGCAGCCATTGGCTGAGAATCTATTGTTTATTGAATCATTTTTGCAATTGTATTCTTTATTCCTTATTGTTTAATTTCTTCAGAATTAGCTACAAGTTATACTGATGGGGGGATCTATACATGGATTCAAAAACCTTTTAGTTCTAAATGAGCAACAAGAATGAATTGACTTTATTGATTAAATGTTAGTTTATGAACTGCTTCAGTTTATTTAATGTTTTCTACATTTGTAAGTGCTTCTTTCATTGAACCATATATTGGTTATGAAATTAGTATTTGATATCACTTAATAATTTCTTGTAGTGTTGGTATAATTGCTGGTTTAGTATGTTTAATGGATATTAAAAAAATAAAATATCTTTCAAATATTTCGGCTATCTCAAAAATTTTAATCTTTATAGTGATGATAATTAGTGCCATAATTTGGTTATCAAATGGAAATGGTATTTCAACCCCAATTACTGATAAAAATTATGGAATAATTCCAACTTGATCTGCGGGTTTAATTTTCTTTCCAGCAATAGTAAACACTTTAACAGGAGTTGAAGCGAGTTCAAATTATGTTGATGACATTAAAAATCCTAAAAAAGATATTCCTAAAGCAATTTTAATTACAGGAGTCATTACTATAATTGGCTATATTGTGGCAACTGCAACTTTAAATATAGTTTTAGAACCTCAGATTGATGAAGCAACTGGTTTAATAGATATGTTTAAAGCAATATTGCCAAGTTGATTTGAAAAAATTTTAACCTTACTGTTATTGTTAACTATTTTTGCAGATTGTGTTGTTTGAAATACAAGTGCAAACTTTGGAATCAGTGAAGCTAGTGCAAACAATCAATTTCCCGCAATTTTTAAAAGACATTTAAAAACAACAAATTCACCAGTAGGAGCTACTATTATTAATAGTAGTGTATCAGTCTTAATATTAATCATTGCTGGAATCTTTTTTGGAAATGAAAGTAGCGGTCAATTATTTTGAATGCTTTATTCACTTGGATCCATTATTTCGCTTATTCCATATTTGTTTATTATTCCAGGCTTTTTAATATTGCGCTATATTGATAAAAAACATAAAAGAGAGTTTAAAATCAAGGGCAATATAGTAATTCAATATATTTTAGTAATTTTGCCCATGTTGAGTATTATTTTTTCAATAATTGTTTTTATCTTTGGCGAAGTCATAATTGGTCAAAAAACAATGGCTTGAAATAGTGGAGGCTCACAAATATTATTTTTACTTTTAGCAGTTATAATTTCAATATTAATTGGAGAATTATTAATTATATTAAAAAATAAATCAAATAAGAGAAAACTCAAAAATTTATCTAAAAATTAG
- a CDS encoding flavin monoamine oxidase family protein, with translation MKEIQYDVIVIGAGFAGLTVGLELQKLNKTFKIIEARNVVGGRVFNTHSKNNEIIELGGQWLGPLHTNALELVQKHNLNLYETPPKNHDKHLYLFKENQLEHLPNEVLEILQTIEELAEQIDINAPYNHKNANYWDVITLDQWLIKKFGSSQLTKMVGRNIAGNFLSCSSDETSFLQTLFYIASNNSIDFLSKFKNGAQNFRVEGSMAKLAAKLGEEIGINNIYLDEYVKQIINLENSYRVVTSKQTLRAQKIVITCAPRILQKIEFIPELPKEYKDFYSGYTNGKAYKFHFEYNTDFWTKDNKSGYFFKDDGLITEVTDNSMPNSNKAIYTGFIYGKDKDRLYKLADSKGQRGLIIAQELAKIYGSIALKYNEFFEYDWSQQPYQDGCFVSRVDLNKWTKHGKVWQQPYQNIFFAGTETSSQFNGYIEGAIRSGLRVIEQLYKNS, from the coding sequence ATGAAAGAAATACAATATGATGTAATTGTTATTGGTGCAGGCTTTGCTGGACTGACAGTAGGGCTAGAATTACAAAAACTTAATAAAACATTTAAAATTATTGAAGCTCGTAATGTTGTTGGGGGAAGAGTTTTTAATACACACTCCAAAAATAATGAAATTATTGAATTAGGAGGACAATGATTGGGTCCTTTACATACAAATGCTTTAGAATTAGTTCAAAAACATAATTTGAACTTATATGAAACACCACCTAAAAATCATGATAAACATTTATATCTTTTTAAAGAAAATCAATTAGAACATTTGCCAAATGAAGTTTTAGAAATTTTACAAACAATTGAAGAACTTGCAGAACAAATTGATATTAATGCTCCATATAATCATAAAAATGCCAATTATTGAGATGTAATAACTTTAGATCAATGATTAATAAAAAAATTTGGTTCATCTCAATTAACCAAAATGGTTGGAAGAAATATTGCAGGCAATTTCTTGAGTTGTAGTTCTGATGAAACTTCCTTTTTACAAACTTTATTTTATATCGCTTCAAATAATTCAATTGATTTTTTGAGTAAATTTAAAAATGGAGCTCAAAATTTTAGAGTAGAAGGTAGTATGGCAAAACTTGCAGCTAAATTAGGAGAAGAAATAGGTATAAATAATATCTATCTAGATGAGTATGTAAAACAAATTATTAATTTAGAAAATAGCTATCGAGTAGTAACTTCAAAACAAACATTAAGAGCGCAAAAAATAGTTATAACTTGTGCTCCAAGAATACTTCAAAAAATTGAATTTATTCCTGAACTTCCAAAAGAATATAAAGATTTTTATTCAGGTTATACAAATGGAAAAGCTTATAAATTTCATTTTGAATATAATACTGATTTTTGAACAAAAGATAATAAATCAGGTTATTTCTTTAAAGATGATGGTTTAATTACAGAGGTAACTGATAATTCAATGCCAAATTCAAATAAAGCAATATACACTGGATTTATTTATGGAAAAGACAAAGATAGATTATATAAATTGGCAGACTCTAAGGGGCAAAGAGGATTAATTATTGCTCAAGAATTGGCAAAAATTTATGGTTCAATTGCTCTAAAATATAATGAATTCTTTGAATATGATTGAAGTCAACAGCCGTATCAAGATGGATGTTTTGTATCTAGAGTTGATTTAAATAAATGAACAAAACATGGAAAAGTTTGACAACAGCCATATCAAAATATCTTTTTTGCAGGAACAGAAACCAGTTCGCAATTTAATGGTTATATTGAAGGCGCAATTAGAAGTGGTCTAAGAGTTATAGAACAATTATATAAAAACTCTTAA